In Patescibacteria group bacterium, the following are encoded in one genomic region:
- the vsr gene encoding DNA mismatch endonuclease Vsr, translating to MNKKTNNYLNRNFNKKRGDDKLSKEDRSILMSKIKSRGTKFEENFIKKLKKHTKKKFRLNATDIKGKPDIVFDRDKICIFLDSDFWHGWQYPRWKHLLKNDFWRTKIENNRKRDKKITAYLRQQSWEVVRIWEHKLKKI from the coding sequence ATGAACAAAAAAACAAACAACTATTTAAATAGAAATTTTAACAAAAAACGAGGCGACGATAAATTATCAAAAGAAGATCGTTCAATTTTAATGTCAAAAATCAAATCACGGGGAACTAAATTTGAAGAGAATTTCATAAAAAAATTAAAAAAACACACGAAGAAAAAGTTTAGGTTGAACGCCACGGACATAAAAGGAAAGCCAGACATCGTTTTTGACAGAGATAAAATATGCATTTTTCTTGATAGTGATTTTTGGCACGGTTGGCAATACCCACGCTGGAAACATTTACTAAAAAATGATTTTTGGCGGACAAAAATTGAAAATAACAGAAAAAGAGACAAAAAAATTACGGCATATCTGAGACAACAAAGCTGGGAGGTTGTCAGAATTTGGGAACATAAATTAAAAAAAATATAA